In Synechococcus sp. KORDI-100, a single window of DNA contains:
- a CDS encoding helix-turn-helix transcriptional regulator: protein MQQPTAIPASSGPLQNQQATLLLKALADPHRQRILLCLASGERCVCELTGALNLAQSKLSFHLRVLKESGLLADRQSGRWIYYRLQPDAIEALQHWLGELREQCGTAAKPCQD, encoded by the coding sequence ATGCAACAACCAACGGCGATTCCTGCCTCCTCTGGGCCGCTACAAAATCAGCAGGCGACCTTGCTGCTCAAGGCCTTGGCGGATCCACACCGGCAGCGCATCCTGCTCTGTCTCGCCTCCGGCGAACGTTGCGTCTGCGAACTGACCGGTGCCCTGAACCTTGCCCAGTCGAAGTTGTCCTTTCACCTCAGGGTGCTGAAAGAGTCCGGCCTCCTGGCCGATCGTCAAAGCGGGCGATGGATTTATTACCGGCTCCAACCCGATGCCATCGAGGCTCTGCAGCACTGGCTGGGCGAGCTCCGTGAACAGTGCGGTACAGCGGCCAAGCCCTGCCAGGACTGA